In Pseudomonas lalkuanensis, the following are encoded in one genomic region:
- a CDS encoding NUDIX hydrolase, translating into MKYCSQCGSPVVQRIPDGDNRLRYVCERCHTIHYQNPRIVAGCLPVWGEQVLLCRRAIDPRLGYWTLPAGFMENGETMEQAATRETLEEACARVRNLSLYTLFDLPHISQVYTFFRAELVDLDFAAGEESLEVRLFHERDIPWSELAFPTVGRTLECYFADRTGQVFPVRNEPLAPLLAYYKKA; encoded by the coding sequence ATGAAATACTGCAGCCAGTGCGGCAGCCCGGTCGTCCAGCGCATCCCCGACGGCGACAACCGCCTGCGCTACGTGTGCGAACGCTGCCACACGATCCACTACCAGAACCCACGCATCGTCGCCGGTTGCCTGCCGGTGTGGGGCGAGCAGGTGCTGCTCTGCCGCCGCGCCATCGACCCGCGCCTGGGTTACTGGACGCTCCCCGCCGGCTTCATGGAGAACGGCGAGACCATGGAGCAGGCCGCCACACGCGAAACCCTCGAAGAAGCCTGCGCCAGGGTGCGCAACCTCAGCCTTTACACCCTGTTCGACCTGCCGCACATCAGCCAGGTTTACACCTTCTTTCGCGCCGAACTGGTGGACCTGGACTTCGCTGCCGGCGAAGAAAGCCTGGAAGTTCGCCTGTTTCACGAGCGGGATATTCCCTGGTCGGAGCTGGCTTTTCCGACCGTGGGCCGTACCTTAGAATGCTACTTCGCCGACCGCACCGGGCAGGTCTTCCCGGTGCGCAACGAGCCACTCGCGCCGTTGTTGGCCTACTACAAGAAAGCCTGA
- a CDS encoding L,D-transpeptidase family protein, producing the protein MRWLLVVLSMSLAALAQASTTPTLGGKSIDKVLVVKSERKLLLMNRGDILKTYRISLGKVPTGPKLREGDQRTPEGFYWIDWRKTSDKFNLAMHISYPNARDAAKARDKGVPPGGMIMIHGTPLDEEYPEWYFHTLDWTEGCIAMKNADMREIWSLVKDGTLIEIRP; encoded by the coding sequence ATGCGCTGGTTGCTAGTCGTACTTTCCATGAGCCTTGCCGCTCTCGCCCAGGCAAGCACTACGCCGACGCTGGGTGGCAAATCCATCGACAAGGTCCTGGTGGTGAAATCGGAACGCAAGCTGTTGCTGATGAATCGCGGCGACATCCTGAAGACGTACCGCATTTCCCTTGGCAAAGTCCCCACTGGCCCCAAGCTGCGTGAAGGCGACCAGCGTACCCCGGAAGGCTTCTACTGGATCGACTGGCGCAAGACCAGCGACAAGTTCAACCTGGCCATGCACATCTCCTACCCCAATGCCCGCGACGCTGCCAAGGCTCGGGACAAGGGCGTGCCGCCGGGCGGCATGATCATGATCCATGGCACCCCGCTGGATGAGGAATACCCGGAGTGGTACTTCCACACCCTGGACTGGACCGAGGGCTGCATCGCCATGAAAAACGCGGACATGCGCGAGATCTGGAGCCTGGTGAAGGACGGTACCCTGATCGAGATCCGCCCCTGA
- a CDS encoding PilZ domain-containing protein: MPTKRRIERHQLPYYLKVFNRITDKPMGYLGNVSMDGLMLISQLPMLVGARFDMRLKIPGKDGQLHFIDFYATCQWCHEDVTPGNYDSGFSLVAPPAEYADLIDALRFYFSFRPLAASA, translated from the coding sequence ATGCCGACAAAGCGCCGTATCGAACGCCATCAGTTGCCTTACTACCTGAAGGTGTTCAATCGCATCACCGACAAGCCCATGGGGTATCTGGGCAACGTCTCCATGGACGGCCTGATGCTGATCAGCCAGCTGCCCATGCTGGTGGGCGCGCGCTTCGACATGCGCTTGAAGATTCCGGGCAAGGATGGGCAGTTGCACTTCATCGACTTCTACGCCACCTGCCAGTGGTGCCACGAGGACGTGACCCCGGGGAACTACGATTCCGGCTTCTCCCTGGTGGCACCGCCGGCGGAATACGCCGATCTCATCGATGCCCTGCGTTTCTATTTCAGCTTTCGCCCTTTGGCCGCCTCGGCCTGA
- a CDS encoding DUF4124 domain-containing protein — protein MHHLLCCLLLLPAIAGAQIYRWTDAQGQVHFSETPREGAEAVSVKPQVVERDQATREREARTEKIHDARRQEQAAAADKAEAAREQRQKRCGQWRDQQGQLSHGGPYYRLDERGERQYYTDQQIDSFRRKLAESLARDCN, from the coding sequence ATGCACCACCTGCTGTGTTGCCTGTTGCTGTTACCGGCCATCGCCGGTGCGCAGATCTACCGCTGGACCGATGCCCAGGGGCAGGTGCATTTCAGCGAGACGCCACGGGAGGGAGCCGAGGCGGTATCGGTGAAGCCCCAGGTGGTGGAGCGGGATCAGGCGACCCGCGAGCGTGAGGCACGCACCGAGAAAATCCACGATGCGCGCCGCCAGGAACAGGCGGCCGCCGCCGACAAGGCCGAGGCAGCACGCGAACAGCGGCAGAAGCGGTGCGGCCAGTGGCGCGATCAGCAGGGACAGCTGAGCCATGGCGGACCGTACTACCGCCTCGACGAGCGTGGCGAGCGGCAGTACTACACTGATCAACAGATCGACTCCTTCCGTCGCAAATTGGCCGAGAGCCTGGCCCGGGACTGCAATTGA